The nucleotide window atgcctgtgccgcgccatgcatgacgGCGCGGCAAGAAGGCTGATGTGGCGACGACCGTGACGTTGACCGATGTGGCAGGATCTgctgcgccaccgatcttggcgctgCGCCGTGCGTGCGTACTCTACGCAGCGCAGGCAAGCAGCGGTGCTGCTGACCGCAGCGCGTGCCAGGCCAGGCTGCTCCTCTGCGGAGGTCTTGTCAGCGGAGGTCTGCTCCTCTGCAGCAGTGAGCAGTGTGAGGCAGCGGAGGTCTTGTCAGAATCTTCTCTTCGGAAAATATCCCATAAAGCACCACCAGTTCTCCCCCCGTTATGCATCCCAGTATAACTTTTATCCTTGTCAATGCATGGCCCTCAACCGGGAGATGCCCCACCGATTGCTCCAGTGGTCTCACCGCGAGCTGGTGGCCGTGACCGTTTGTGAGCCAAACGGGTACCAGTCGTGTCATCCCTACCCTCGGTCGGCCCGAGGGGGCGCGAACTGTGACCCCCGAGCGATCCTCGTCTGGTCGGGTCATCGTCAGCCGGTCGGGATTTCAAGGTTTTGACGTTTTCGTCTGGGTATGTAATTCTGCTTTCCTTTgccctcatagttgagtttttggatGTGACTAACCTACCTTTGTCCCCTTTTTTGCAGCGGCCAGGAGCCGGTAGGACTGGGGATGTTCCCACCTCCCGTGTGAGAAGAGTGGAGACTCAGCCTGCGGCGGGTTGCGACGAGCGAAGAGCGAAGCAGGCTGGTGGCGACGCGACCTTCCTTAATGGGGGTTGCATCTTCCCGACCGGTGGTGAGCATGGCGGCGATCCCCATGGTGACGGTGGAGGCCAGGTCGGAGGTGACTCTTGCGGTACTTCCCCCGCTAGTCGTGGAGGCGGAGAGGAGGGAAATTGTGCTCcctgtctcgcccgacggaggAGCGCACGGTTCGCCCGCCTAGTCAGAGCTGGAGGAGTCCGGAGGAGCCGTGGCCAGGCCGAAGGTAGGGCAGCCGTCGGTGAGCCGTGGAGTCCTAGCGGTGGACATCCCCTTCGACGGCGAGGAAGACATCGGGGTGGAGCCGCCAGCCATCCTGCCATCCCGAgagttggtgatgatccggtCATCGCTTGATACTGCGATGGTTGGATCTTCCAGCGGGTCAGGGGCGACCCACGAGCTGGTGTGCCCTTGCCCCAGCGAGCCAGGAAAGGCCCGGTTTGCCCTTACCGATGAGGAGGTAAAGCTTTGGCACCTGCTCTGGGAGAGAGGAGTGTTGATGGAGTCTGATCTTGCCcttaccaaggcgaggctcaaggagaccttggagagggttgagctcgtccatcaggCCGTGACTGTGGACCTACCCCACGTTGCAGAGGTAGGTTTTATGCGTTCCTGGTGTTGTTTTTTATTCCTTAGCATTTAAACGGTTGTCTCAGCACGCCTGCTTCTTGTCTCGTAGGAcctggagatgatgtcgatccgCAAGTCCAGGTTTCTCTGGGAGGAGCACGATCAGATGGAGTAAGAAGCGGTGGTGTCGTGGCGGGTCGACGAGCTCAGGCACCAGCTGGAGTCCGCCAGCCGCGAGTCCCAGGACTAGGCGGCCGAGGCGACGGGAGCACGAGCGGCGAAGATGCGTGCGGTCGAGCGGGCGACTACTGCCGAGCAGAAACTCGACGCGGCGAAGGCTCACTTGGCAGGAGACCGAGGCGACACTCAGGAAGTCCCTAGAGGCTCTAGAAGCGGAGCGAAAGGCCCGGTCGGACGCCGAGCGAGAGGTCGTCGCACTCCAGAGGCAGATGCTCGGGGTAGAGGATCGAACACTCGGCAACTCGAGAGGGTGACccggcaagaggaagggctctccattcttgAAAGCGCCCGCCTCGGTACATACCTGTTCTACCCTCGGTTGAtgccttgaatttttcttttccttgctccTGAATTTGTCGCCCGTTTCcagaactgggtggaaagattggCTCTCTGGAGCAAGAGCCGGAGACGATCAAAGCGGCGGTCGGTCGGGGCGCGGAGGCActagcctagtcccttgaggagcgacgcTCTCTCAAGGGAGAGCTCGACCAGATTCGCAACATTGCGCAGGTGGTGGTCTCAGAGGTGTTTTGGGTCGGGACCGAGCACTAGTACTCCCGCCgttcagctggcggaggtcctgaatgaagtttgggcgctcatctccgacggcatgttctacgggacgttgggggtgctgacctcggtggcgaccCACTACCCCAATCTAGACTTCATGGCCATCTGCAGAGGATATGCCGACGGGTGGAGCGCAGATGAGATCCATGCGCTGGGGGAAAGCCTGGTGTCGCACGTACAGATGGTCGCTGAGCAGGTCACCACGCAGTGGATGATGGAGGCTTTAAGTATGACTATACTTGATACCATACCACCTTTGGAACGGATGAAAGACGATATACCATTTAAAAGGTATGTAAGATCAATTCTTAGACTGGAACAAGACCATAGGCTTCGCATGGACGCAGAAGGCTCTAGATGGAAAGCGAGTATTTTTAATTGAAAAACTATAATTCAGATGGCATTCCACTATTCCAGTTGATATAAATACACATGTTCATTTGAACCACCCCGCATAATGATATAATAactatattatatttattataaaataaataatagCTAACAATTTATTTATATTATAGAAGTTTGTCTGGCTTCCGTGTTCACAACTAATGGCAAAATTATCTTCGGCGTAAACGCTACTTCATAGTCATATATATACTTTTCAATTTCTAATGTATACAATGCTACTGAATGTACTTTCTGATTTTATATTTGACTTGACACAGGATGCCCAAAGGATACAAAATGACTTTGTGATCCACCTATTGGCATACCAAGGAAATTCTTGGAAAATTACACTTCCTAAAAAGTGCAAAATTATCTTAAGCATATCGTAAACACAAACTGATAGAATTGTTAGATAGTCGTAATAAACTAGGTTCTTACAATATGAAATTGATTGCtttagtttcacatcaaaacttGAGTTTTATTTTAGTTATCTATCCTTCAtgaagacttatgtaatattAATGTTCAAAACATCATGATTGTGATATCTTTCTTGGGTAAGAGTATAACACACGCTCATATATATGCTATCATGGTATTATATTTtctcgttgcaacgcacgggcatttacCTATAATGGTAAAATATACCTCGAATATTGAACATTTGACTAGTTTTGCTCACCAGAACGTTTGTTGTTTTTCTCATCAGAAAGTGTTTTCCATGTGTTCTCAGTGCCTTCATGCAAGCACAATGCCATGCTTGTAGGATTATTTTCCTTTCACCAAAAATAGTTTGTTTAACTCAAACAATATGCATGGTAGCTATGCTCTAAAATGACCAGTCGGGTCAGACTGAACTGAAACAACTTGTCTTTGATAAAGTCACTAGATAACAACAGCATACCTGGTTTAGTTCAATCTAAACTTTGACAACAATAAATCTTCAAATCTTCACTCCTTTCATATTTTCAACAAGGTAACCAATGGCTATATAGAATATTTTACATGGCTTTTCAGATTTTGTCATCAATTTGTATGCATTTCTATTCAATATGTTGCAACTCATTGGTCTAACATTCTTTACAAAAAATGAACCGATGCTGCCCTATCTAGATATTTTCTAATAGCCTGAGAAATAGTTTAAATTCCATACATTATAGCAAGGATATGTGCTATTATGAACCGTAACACACAATGAACTTGAGAAATAGTTCAGATAGGAGAATGCGAGCAACACACCTTGTTGACGTGGACACTTTGTACTTGCACATGATTACCATGTTCTCTGAAATATACTTGATTTTTTCTGGAGTCTTCCAAACTCCTACAATGCACAATTCGCCCTTCTGAAAGAAAATGGACACacaaaaattagaaaaataacATACAAGTTACAGAAAAAATTATATGTTGTTTCTCCACTCACAAAGGGATGGTTTTGATTCTCCTCAAGCAAAGCCAGCGGTCAAAAGGCGCCAAACCTGatccttcaacatcaacattttGTAGAAATAATGTACCTCTCTAGACAAGCTGTCAAAGATCAAAGGAGTAATATACCAACAGTTCACTGGATGTGAAACTTCTATAAACATTGTATAATAATGTCACTAAACGTAGGACTTGTTAGTATTGGATAGCATGCAGTATATCATTAAGAGCAATGGAGGAACAGAGGACACACCTTTCACCCTTCATTCCATGGCAGCTCCAAGTTATATATGGTAGGAAAGCACTGGTGAAATGATGCTGCTACCAAAAAAGTGTGTGATAGATCGATATTAATTATTAACAAAAACAAATGTTCATTGATCTTCACAATCCATATGAATAACTTGACTCCTTTTCTTTGAATTCAAACAAGCAATCAAGTCCGCGTGAAAAGCCTCCAAGATTCAAAGTAAAAAGAATGCACATTCCAGACCTATCGAGAACAATCTGCAAGTATTGGCATCTAGACACTTTGAGGGAACAAAGAAATAGAGTGAGCCGTTTCAATAAAATGAGTTCACAACAATTATTGATTATACTTAAAGGTCGCATATAGTTTCAAGTCCTAATCTAGCTACTGATTAAACAATAAAAAACAGAGAAGTTACCATCCTCTGAACGGAGTACCTCATTAATTATCAGAGACCATCTCTAATCTACTTATGCGTAAGCAATCAAATAAACTGGGCTACGTAAACATCGATGTGCATAAagaaaaatgggttttcagggcTATTTTTAGAGTTCAATCAGCAATGAGACCTGCATTGGTGAGACTCAATCCAACATTATATTTGGTGAAATTCCAAGTAGTAGACTCACTTTTCTTTATGGCTTTATGCTCAGTTGCCCGCCCACATTTGTTATCACCTATAGTTAGAAAATTCAGAAAGGAAATCGAACATCTAAAGAGATAGTACAACAAGAGTTCATACTCACTGAACATATACCGCTCCACAAGAATATAGATCAAGCTGAAGCTGCCTCCAATGGAATTCTAATGTCGTTTCAAAAAAAGTAGTAAGATGCCTTGTGTTTGTAATACAACGCACATGCACGGAAATTCATCTAATAGCATCACAACCAGTAGCATCCAAATATGGTGTTTTAGAGATACTAACCACCACTGGATAATGCCTTAACAAGGGGGAAAAAGGATGGTATGGTTAAATCGAGCTTACAAGCACCAAATAATTTTTATTAGAAATAGGTATTCATGCTTGCCATGGCAAGTCTGGAAGCACTTGAAGTGCAAGAAACATATATAATCCAATGAAAGCGTCAAGGCATTCTTTTTAGTTTGCTTATATCAAGAAATATGAAAGCATCATACTTCAACCAATATATTCTCTATAGGTGAAAGTGGATGAATTACTAATCAATTGTACTGAGACCTGAGAGTGGGTGAATTGCTGATCATAAGTTTGAAATGTAAGAGAATAATCAACATTGTAAGTGGTTGGAATTATTTCAATTAAAATAATTGGTAGAAAGCAGATATATGTTTCGTAACCAAATGAACATGATAAAGATTTGATGACAATCCAACGAACATCATATGCAAATCATGCCTTTTACTTGTCAGTTGTCACAATAAGCATGCATTTGTGTTTTGTGCATATGAACCTGAGCAATGTGTTGTTATACTGCAAGATCGAATTTGCCATTTTTAAGCTCAGTCAACTAATTGCTATCCTAAGATAAGAATGCCATCCCACCCCCTTCCACACACGAGCCCAGACGCGCCAAATCCAGCGAATAGTCAAGAGTATATAACATCAGTACAACTGTACAAGCAGTAGGAATAGCAGCTGCAAACTGCATCACTTCCATTACCCGGTCCTTGGGGCGCCACTTGGAGACGAGGCCGCTGGTGGAggacgctgcggcggcggcagcagcctcGTCGATCCCCTCGTggcgctggtggcacagcacgaCCACCTGGGGCAGGACGGCAGGTACGCCACGGGCGCCGGCCATCTCGGCGGGCCTCCAGCCCGTTCCTGGGCTCCGGCCCGTTGGTACTGGGAGGTCATCTGTGACGTGGTTGTGCCGTTGTGGTGGTGACGGGGCAGCTGCGGCGCCGcggccggcgacggcgaggatAAGGCGGCGAGCCCCGCATGGGGTGCGGCTGCGCTCGGCGTGTTTAGGCGCTTGTGTCTGCACCCCGATATGCAGCGGGTCCGCGCCCGGCCTGAGTTTGTAATTTGTAGAGAAGGTTAACCGTGAAAAGGAAGGAGACGCCGAGTGGATCTCATGCGGACGAAGAAACTCCAGCGTGTACAAAGGGAAACTCATGGGGAAGGAGACTCCTAGCCACATGGGCTTGttcgaaaaaaaaaacagaacagCGTCTGGACGTTCGGATGCCTGTGGCTGCTTCACGTGTAGACCCGCGTCACACCGTGTCCCATGCCTGCATCGTGGCCCACGCCACTTCACGTCCCAGTAGTAtaacttaatattttttatttatattaagatgGAGATTATAaaaaattcttgtcatatatacctattaatatcttctaaataatataatcatacaaaacacaactagataataaaattatcgcaatGAAAAAGACCGAGCCGGCCCCCTAGATATAATTCCTGACGGCCGGCCCCCCTGAGTATAAATTCTGGCTCCGCCACTGTCCACACCTATGCGCATGTACCAACAACTGCACCAGGTGGCTGTTGCAGATGAGTCTCACTGTATAATATGTAATATtaagatctacttttacaacatctataTAAAACACTCGTAACATACGTCCAAAACaattgaaatacttgcaacatacgtatgaaacaccagGAAAACACGTTTGTAGCCATTAcaaaaacatgtgcaacatccagataaaatacttgcaacatacgtataaaatacctgaaacacttggaacatacgctttaaacatgcatgtatatataacatccagatctacgtttgcaacatccagatgaaacacatgtAACATACGTctaaacacagatgaaacattgaagACATACACTTGAAAACAcaattgtaacatatgcaacatcacaatctacttttgcaacatcgatataagacacttgcaacatgcctctaaaatatttgaaacacttgACGCATGCAACATGTAGTTTCAGCGTAACATTCTTTGATGCTTGGGAGAATGGATCCTTGTCGGCGTGTGGAGTTCTATCTCGGCTGTTGTAGGCTGCACACAGGCGAGTTCCGCCCCGACCACGGCGATCTGGGTAGGCGGGTGGGAGATGTGCGCGGGTGGGCTTCGC belongs to Miscanthus floridulus cultivar M001 chromosome 4, ASM1932011v1, whole genome shotgun sequence and includes:
- the LOC136548968 gene encoding uncharacterized protein, whose translation is MWLGVSFPMSFPLYTLEFLRPHEIHSASPSFSRLTFSTNYKLRPGADPLHIGVQTQAPKHAERSRTPCGARRLILAVAGRGAAAAPSPPQRHNHVTDDLPVPTGRSPGTGWRPAEMAGARGVPAVLPQVVVLCHQRHEGIDEAAAAAAASSTSGLVSKWRPKDRNSIGGSFSLIYILVERYMFSDNKCGRATEHKAIKKSESTTWNFTKYNVGLSLTNAGLIAD